A genomic segment from Bdellovibrio sp. ArHS encodes:
- a CDS encoding outer membrane beta-barrel domain-containing protein, with the protein MLKNGFKAVAIIVLALLLHKAAFAAEVIELPPEELAQESVLPVFDKPVSVKNRNVVTQSRFEADVFYGYAMTEPIANVSKLGLGIYYNTSESSAWGLLLAKNFAGLSSYANQLDQEFNLKFDRAPSPELTAMLDYNLKAFYGKMSLSKSLVLNTLLYGSASAGVVKYVHKTYPAVALGLGQKFYFTKNWSLRFDLRLYANQAPVPFLAGHLKPNEPVPDYSDFEERVTLTTNLDVGLSYLF; encoded by the coding sequence ATGCTGAAAAATGGTTTCAAAGCCGTCGCGATAATTGTTCTTGCCTTGCTACTTCATAAGGCGGCCTTTGCTGCGGAAGTGATTGAGCTACCGCCAGAAGAACTGGCGCAAGAATCTGTGCTGCCTGTTTTCGATAAACCGGTCAGTGTGAAGAATCGCAATGTCGTCACTCAAAGTCGATTCGAGGCCGATGTTTTTTATGGCTATGCGATGACGGAACCGATTGCGAACGTCAGCAAGTTGGGTCTGGGCATTTACTACAACACCAGTGAATCCAGTGCTTGGGGGCTTTTGTTAGCTAAGAATTTCGCGGGTCTTTCCAGCTATGCGAATCAGTTGGATCAGGAATTCAACCTGAAGTTTGACCGGGCGCCTTCGCCAGAGCTGACGGCGATGCTCGATTATAATCTCAAGGCGTTTTACGGTAAAATGAGTCTTTCCAAATCTCTTGTTTTAAACACCCTTCTCTATGGATCCGCTTCAGCGGGTGTCGTGAAGTATGTTCACAAGACTTATCCCGCTGTAGCCCTCGGTCTGGGGCAAAAGTTCTATTTTACCAAAAATTGGTCGCTAAGATTTGACCTTCGACTTTATGCCAATCAGGCGCCGGTACCGTTCTTAGCAGGACATTTAAAACCCAACGAGCCCGTTCCTGATTACTCGGACTTCGAAGAGCGCGTAACATTAACGACGAACCTTGATGTGGGTTTGTCGTACTTGTTTTAA
- a CDS encoding HAD-IIIA family hydrolase produces the protein MLVLDVDGVLTDTRMWFDGKEWRRFYSVRDGVGIKRIMEAGYKVAVITGSKAEDIRARVKSLGIHFLFEGALDKEPSFLQLQKESGLNPEEMAYVGDDIFDIPLLQAVAFGATVPEAVDEVLEIADYVTRRPGGCGAVREVCDYIYKYGAFSSR, from the coding sequence ATGTTGGTCCTCGATGTGGATGGCGTTTTAACGGACACTCGCATGTGGTTTGACGGCAAAGAATGGCGCCGTTTTTATTCTGTTCGTGATGGCGTGGGTATAAAACGCATCATGGAGGCGGGCTATAAAGTCGCGGTCATCACCGGCAGTAAAGCGGAAGATATTCGCGCCCGCGTGAAATCCCTGGGAATTCATTTTCTATTCGAGGGGGCTCTCGACAAAGAACCCTCTTTCTTACAATTGCAAAAAGAATCGGGATTGAATCCTGAGGAAATGGCTTATGTCGGGGATGACATTTTCGACATTCCACTTTTGCAGGCAGTCGCTTTCGGCGCCACGGTTCCGGAAGCTGTTGATGAAGTTTTGGAAATTGCTGATTACGTGACTCGCAGACCCGGTGGATGTGGGGCTGTTCGAGAAGTTTGTGATTACATCTATAAATATGGGGCCTTTTCCTCTAGGTAG